The Georgenia faecalis genome includes a window with the following:
- a CDS encoding carbohydrate ABC transporter permease encodes MTTTSAPAPPIPPLHAGEGGAGPLPSARTRPTGGFTVGRTLRYAALLFFLLIVLVPVYVLFVTSFKGAGDASPTRAWALPTTWTTDNWVAAWDALAPALWRTLQMVIPASIIAAVLGSMNGFVLSRWSFRGANIVFTVILFGMFIPYQAVMIPLLQLMLGLNIPTGVPSLILVHVIYGIPITTLIFRNYYQSIPHELIEAARVDGAGMLRTYFSVILPVSAPGFVVVLIWQFTSAWNDFLFAVFFSSSQNGPVTLALNNLANGALLQNYGVSMAGALFASLPTLVVYILLGKYFIGGLMSGSVKG; translated from the coding sequence ATGACCACTACTTCCGCACCCGCTCCCCCGATCCCGCCGCTCCACGCCGGCGAGGGCGGCGCCGGCCCGCTCCCCTCGGCCCGGACCCGCCCCACGGGCGGCTTCACGGTCGGGCGCACGCTGCGCTACGCCGCGCTGCTCTTCTTCCTGCTCATCGTCCTCGTGCCGGTGTACGTCCTCTTCGTCACGAGCTTCAAGGGGGCGGGCGACGCCTCGCCCACCCGCGCCTGGGCGCTGCCGACGACGTGGACCACGGACAACTGGGTCGCGGCCTGGGACGCCCTGGCCCCGGCGCTGTGGCGGACCCTGCAGATGGTCATCCCGGCCTCGATCATCGCCGCGGTCCTCGGGTCGATGAACGGCTTCGTCCTGTCCCGGTGGTCGTTCCGCGGAGCGAACATCGTCTTCACGGTGATCCTCTTCGGGATGTTCATCCCGTACCAGGCCGTGATGATCCCGCTCCTGCAGCTCATGCTGGGCCTCAACATCCCGACCGGCGTGCCGTCACTGATCCTCGTGCACGTCATCTACGGCATCCCGATCACGACGCTGATCTTCCGGAACTACTACCAGTCGATCCCCCACGAGCTCATCGAGGCGGCGCGGGTCGACGGCGCGGGCATGCTCCGCACGTACTTCTCGGTGATCCTGCCCGTGTCGGCGCCCGGTTTCGTCGTCGTCCTCATCTGGCAGTTCACCTCGGCGTGGAACGACTTCCTCTTCGCGGTGTTCTTCTCCTCCAGCCAGAACGGCCCGGTGACGCTCGCGCTCAACAACCTCGCGAACGGCGCCCTGCTGCAGAACTACGGCGTGTCGATGGCCGGGGCGCTCTTCGCCTCGCTGCCGACGCTGGTGGTCTACATCCTGCTGGGCAAGTACTTCATCGGCGGTCTGATGTCGGGCTCCGTCAAGGGCTGA
- a CDS encoding ABC transporter substrate-binding protein, with translation MRRTTMVAALAAASLTLAACGGNSGGSNATNDDATGGGDEAAGGDSGEVEVFTWWAAGSEKLGLDAMVEVFNTQHPDIEFVNGAVAGGAGSAAKDLLQSRLQANDPPDTFQGHAGAELKDYIDAGQLEDVSDLYEEFGLTEVFPQDLIDLLTVDDAIYSVPSNIHRSNVVWANPTVLEEAGIDPTAVPASIDEWITDLEAVQEAGGTPLSVATTWTQVHLLETVLMAELGAEAYTGLWDGSTDWEGAEVTGALETFEQLMSFTNTDRDGLDWPEATQMVIDGSAAYNIMGDWAVAAFEEQGVEDYVHFPVPGTDGVFGFLADSFTLPVGSPNPDGARAWLETVGSLEGQVAFNQAKGSIPARTDADASEFSEYQQTAIESYGQDTIVPSVAHGAASSVAVLNGISDATSKFTTGGSDLATFQSELVAAVAG, from the coding sequence ATGCGACGTACGACTATGGTGGCCGCGCTCGCAGCGGCCAGCCTCACCCTGGCCGCCTGTGGCGGTAACTCGGGTGGCTCGAACGCGACGAACGACGACGCGACCGGCGGCGGCGACGAGGCCGCCGGCGGCGACAGCGGAGAGGTCGAGGTCTTCACCTGGTGGGCCGCCGGCTCCGAGAAGCTCGGTCTCGACGCCATGGTCGAGGTGTTCAACACCCAGCACCCGGACATCGAGTTCGTCAACGGCGCCGTCGCCGGTGGCGCCGGCTCGGCGGCCAAGGACCTCCTGCAGTCGCGCCTCCAGGCGAACGACCCGCCGGACACGTTCCAGGGCCACGCCGGTGCGGAGCTCAAGGACTACATCGACGCCGGGCAGCTCGAGGACGTCTCGGACCTCTACGAGGAGTTCGGCCTCACCGAGGTCTTCCCGCAGGACCTCATCGACCTGCTCACCGTGGACGACGCCATCTACTCGGTGCCCTCCAACATCCACCGCTCCAACGTGGTGTGGGCCAACCCGACCGTCCTCGAGGAGGCCGGGATCGACCCCACGGCCGTCCCCGCGTCGATCGACGAGTGGATCACCGACCTCGAGGCCGTCCAGGAGGCGGGGGGCACCCCGCTGTCCGTCGCGACGACGTGGACCCAGGTCCACCTCCTCGAGACCGTCCTCATGGCCGAGCTCGGCGCCGAGGCCTACACCGGCCTCTGGGACGGGTCGACCGACTGGGAGGGCGCTGAGGTCACGGGCGCGCTCGAGACCTTCGAGCAGCTCATGAGCTTCACCAACACCGACCGCGACGGGCTCGACTGGCCCGAGGCCACCCAGATGGTCATCGACGGCAGCGCGGCCTACAACATCATGGGTGACTGGGCCGTCGCCGCGTTCGAGGAGCAGGGCGTGGAGGACTACGTCCACTTCCCGGTCCCCGGCACGGACGGCGTCTTCGGCTTCCTCGCCGACTCCTTCACCCTGCCCGTCGGCTCCCCCAACCCGGACGGCGCCCGCGCGTGGCTCGAGACGGTCGGGTCCCTCGAGGGCCAGGTCGCGTTCAACCAGGCCAAGGGCTCCATCCCGGCCCGTACGGACGCCGACGCCTCGGAGTTCTCCGAGTACCAGCAGACGGCGATCGAGTCGTACGGCCAGGACACCATCGTCCCGTCCGTCGCCCACGGCGCCGCGAGCTCCGTCGCCGTCCTCAACGGCATCTCCGACGCCACGAGCAAGTTCACCACCGGTGGGTCGGACCTCGCCACCTTCCAGAGCGAGCTGGTGGCCGCGGTCGCGGGCTGA
- a CDS encoding ROK family transcriptional regulator — protein MSDLVAPRGASRLRERNREDLLHLLRTRGPLSRAEMARALAVSPTTASSLVAELVAAGLVTEADSADRPPRRGRPAQVVRLTTAPGYLAGVDVGRTHARVAVTDRDQQVLAERNVHLPVGHDREATTALVLDVLDELLTGLGAGRGDLTALGIGLPGPLESATELIGVGAILPEWVGFDVAGVLRAELGVPVGIDNDANLGMLAEARHGAARGASHAIYIKVSTGLGAGMLLGGELHRGAGGSAGELGHTPLDLDGMVCRCGSRGCLETVASVRAVLAMLRPTLGADLTLEDVLRLAADGNRACERAIEDVGRGIGRGVAVLANILDPEVVLIGGPLAAAGEPLLDAVRESVRRTCIPSVSSRVRVERSALGDRAEVLGAVAVAADVASTAGLDGGARSTTR, from the coding sequence ATGAGCGACCTTGTGGCACCCCGGGGCGCGAGCCGGCTGCGTGAGCGGAACCGTGAGGACCTCCTCCACCTGTTGCGCACGCGCGGCCCCCTCTCCCGAGCCGAGATGGCCCGCGCCCTCGCCGTCTCCCCCACCACCGCCTCGAGCCTCGTCGCCGAGCTGGTGGCGGCCGGGCTCGTCACCGAGGCCGACAGCGCCGACCGCCCGCCGCGACGCGGCCGGCCCGCCCAGGTCGTCCGCCTGACCACGGCGCCGGGCTACCTCGCCGGGGTCGACGTCGGTCGCACGCACGCCCGGGTCGCCGTCACGGACCGGGACCAGCAGGTCCTCGCCGAGCGCAACGTCCACCTCCCGGTGGGGCACGACCGGGAGGCGACCACCGCCCTCGTCCTCGACGTCCTCGACGAGCTGCTCACCGGCCTGGGCGCCGGTCGGGGCGACCTCACCGCGCTGGGCATCGGGCTGCCCGGGCCCCTCGAGTCCGCCACCGAGCTCATCGGGGTCGGCGCGATCCTGCCCGAGTGGGTGGGCTTCGACGTCGCCGGGGTGCTGCGGGCCGAGCTCGGTGTCCCCGTCGGCATCGACAACGACGCCAACCTCGGCATGCTCGCGGAGGCCCGGCACGGGGCGGCCCGCGGGGCCTCCCACGCCATCTACATCAAGGTCTCCACCGGGCTGGGCGCCGGCATGCTGCTGGGCGGGGAGCTCCACCGGGGCGCGGGCGGGAGCGCCGGTGAGCTCGGCCACACCCCCCTCGACCTCGACGGCATGGTCTGCCGCTGCGGGTCGCGGGGGTGCCTCGAGACGGTCGCCTCGGTCCGGGCCGTCCTCGCCATGCTGCGGCCCACGCTCGGCGCCGACCTCACCCTCGAGGACGTGCTCCGGCTGGCCGCCGACGGCAACCGCGCGTGCGAGCGCGCCATCGAGGACGTCGGGCGTGGCATCGGTCGTGGGGTCGCGGTCCTGGCCAACATCCTCGACCCCGAGGTCGTCCTCATCGGTGGGCCCCTGGCGGCCGCGGGAGAACCCCTGCTCGACGCCGTCCGGGAGAGCGTGCGCCGCACGTGCATCCCCTCGGTCAGCTCCCGCGTGCGGGTGGAGCGCTCCGCGCTGGGGGACCGCGCGGAGGTCCTCGGTGCCGTCGCGGTGGCCGCCGACGTGGCGTCCACCGCCGGGCTCGACGGCGGCGCCCGTTCGACCACCAGGTGA
- a CDS encoding carbohydrate ABC transporter permease gives MTRTIRRWGPPVLLLTPSIILIAVFVYGLIGINFQTSLTDSHTAPQATGQAPTAFVGLENYFALLGDDAFQHSLKNLVLYTVVFLVGTMVLGFVWAWLLDKPIKGEGIFRSVYLFPMAVSFVASGVVWRWLLNSNEGENASGLNRLFQIIGLDFLQNPWWNNVTWGIAAIALPAIWQLSGYVMALFLAGFRGIPEELREAGRVDGASEWKLYRHVLFPQLSPVALSALVIVGHMSLKAFDLIMSISKPANYQTKVPAIDMYLYKSSFDYANSAAVGSILLIIVAAVIIPYLVHNARAERR, from the coding sequence ATGACCCGAACCATCCGCAGGTGGGGCCCGCCGGTCCTGCTCCTTACTCCCTCCATCATCCTCATCGCGGTCTTCGTCTACGGGTTGATCGGTATCAACTTCCAGACGTCGCTGACCGACTCCCACACCGCGCCCCAGGCCACCGGCCAGGCGCCCACCGCTTTCGTCGGGCTCGAGAACTACTTCGCCCTGCTCGGTGACGACGCGTTCCAGCACTCGCTGAAGAACCTCGTCCTCTACACCGTCGTCTTCCTCGTCGGCACCATGGTCCTCGGCTTCGTCTGGGCCTGGCTGCTCGACAAGCCCATCAAGGGCGAGGGGATCTTCCGCTCGGTGTACCTCTTCCCCATGGCCGTCTCCTTCGTGGCCTCCGGCGTCGTGTGGCGCTGGCTGCTCAACTCCAACGAGGGCGAGAACGCGAGCGGCCTCAACCGGCTGTTCCAGATCATCGGCCTGGACTTCCTCCAGAACCCCTGGTGGAACAACGTCACATGGGGCATCGCGGCCATCGCCCTGCCCGCCATCTGGCAGCTCTCGGGCTACGTCATGGCGCTCTTCCTCGCCGGCTTCCGCGGCATCCCGGAGGAGCTGCGCGAGGCGGGGCGGGTCGACGGCGCCTCAGAGTGGAAGCTCTACCGGCACGTGCTCTTCCCGCAGCTGTCCCCCGTGGCGCTCAGTGCCCTCGTCATCGTCGGGCACATGTCGCTCAAGGCGTTCGACCTCATCATGTCGATCTCCAAGCCCGCGAACTACCAGACCAAGGTTCCGGCGATCGACATGTACCTGTACAAGTCGAGCTTCGACTATGCGAACTCGGCGGCGGTCGGCTCGATCCTGCTGATCATCGTCGCCGCCGTCATCATCCCGTACCTCGTCCACAACGCACGGGCGGAGAGGCGCTGA